From the Ignavibacteria bacterium genome, the window CTCGTTTTATCGGGATGGTATTTTTTGATGTTATTAAGCTGCGGTTCCCGGATAATAAGATCCCCCGAACTGAAAAATGCCCAGCTATTCTTAGTCGGGCATTTTTTTTGTTGAGTCGATGTTGAAAGATTCTATCCCGACAAAAGTCGGGATAGAATCTTTTGAGTTTTACCTGCTGTCACCGACCCTTCGGTGACAGTTTTTTTATGAGCTGCTAAGTGATGTTAACGAGACTAGGTAAGCCGCCGAATGTTCGGCAGCTTGCAATTAACGGCTGGTAGTGTGAAAACCACCGTATTGACGGTGGCTGTCACAACGATACTTTTCGCCACTGAATGGTCAGTGGCGAGCAATTCTGGCCTGGCCTACCTTGTCGTCACCGGCCACTCGGTGACATAGTTTTTATTTCTACTTCAAATGATTTAATTTAGAATAAAACAAATTAAGCGAGATGCCCATAAGAGGACGTTCAAATTTATCGAGTGAAACATACTTCTTCGTGACAACAACAGTTGTTGACTTTCTCGATGTGTTTTCAAACGACAGATGTTGTGATGCTTTAGTAAAAAATATAAAACACTATCAGGAGAAATATAAATTTGAAATACTCGCTTATGTAATCATGCCATCTCACTTTCATTGGATTGTTGAAGTTAATCCGGCATCTGGATCAATTTCAGATATAATGAGAGATATAAAGAAATATTCTGCATGGGACGTAATGGAACTTCTCGAACACGAAAACAGATATGATTTAATAAGTCTATTTGAGAAACATGCTGTAGAGTATAAAGACAGAAAAAGAAAGTTCTGGATGAAGAGGTTTGATGATCAAGTTATTAGAGATTCGAAAATGTTCTGGACCAAACTTAATTATATTCACTTAAATCCTGTCGAATCGGGTTTGGTCGAAAAGCCAGAACTCTATAAATATTCAAGCGCTAGGAATTATAGCAAGGGAGATCATTCTGTTATTAAAGTCAATACTAATAAAGGTGGTATAATTTTGAAATGATCAGCCATTTAAGAACCAGTATATCCAGTCCATCACATGAATAGCCACCGAGTGGTCGGTGGCTGACAAGCAAAAGATGTTACCTTGGTTATGCTGTCACCGACCTTTCTGTGACAACTCATTTATCTGCCACTGAGTGGTCAGTGGCTATCAAGCTGAACTTTTTGATTTACCTGCTGTCACCGACCCCTCGGTGACAGTTTTTCTGATGTGTTGAAAGATTCTATCTTTTTAGGTTCCGAGATACATTTTGAAAGATAGAATCTCTTCGGTTTTTAGGTTTGACACCAACTTTTCAGTGTCAACTCTTTTATCAGCCACCGAATGTTCAGTGGCTGGCAGAATAAAGGTGTCAAAAAGTTGGGCTTCTCTTTTGAATTTTTAATATATTTTCAAAAAATTTTCAGATAATGCAATCGATTTTAATTTTTATTCTCGGATTTTTTATCGGCGGTGCTGCAGTGCTGATCTTTTTTCTTCTGCGGAAGAAGGATATGAATCAAATGGCTGCATCATTCATCTCTGCTGCGGAAAGTGATAAGGAAAAAGAAAGAGAATTAATAATTGATTATTTAAAAAGCTCTTTCACCAGTCTTTCATTCGAAGCATTAAGCAAAAGCACTGAACAATTTTTGAAACTTGCCAATGAGACTCTTTCAAAACAGCTTCAATCTGGAAATCTAACTTTAAACGAAAAGAAAGAATTAATCGATCAGACTTTGAAGACGATGAAGGATGAGCTCACAAATGTTCAGGATCTGATGAAGACGATAGAAAAAGATAGAGTGCAAAAATTCAGCACACTCGCCGAGCAGATCCAGCAGCAAAGCAGAGTCACAAAAGAACTTTCCGATTCAACGAGTCAATTGAAAAATGCTCTTGCAAGCAGCAAAACTCGGGGGCAGTGGGGAGAAAGAATGGCGGAAGACATATTGCGTCTCAGCGGATTAAAAGAGGGAATAAATTACTTAAAACAAAAAGCTCTGCAGTCAACCAGCACAAGGCCAGATTATACATTTCTTCTCCCGAACGATCTCTCTGTGAATATGGATGTAAAATTTCCGCTGGATAATTATTCCGCTTATTTGAATACTGAAAACGACACTGAGAAGAAGAAATATAAAGAAATTTTTCTCCGCGATATTCGCGCCAGAATAAAAGAAGTCACTTCGCGTGATTACATTAATCCTGATGAGAATACTGTTGACTATGTACTCGTCTTCATACCGAATGAGCAGATATATTCATTTGTGATGGAACACGATTCAAATCTCATTGATGAATCGCTGAAGCAGAAAGTTATTCTTTGCTCCCCGATCACACTCTATGCGATTCTTGCAATTATCCGTCAGGCAGTTGATAATTTCAGCTTAGAGAAAAAAGCATCGCTGATAATATCGTTGATGAACACATTTCACAAACAGTGGGAAAAGTTCATTGAGTCGCTCGAAAAAATGGGAAGAAGGATTGACGATGCGAAAAAAGAATATGAATCGTTAATGTCAACACGCCGAAATCAACTTGAAAAACCTTTAGTTCAAATCGATGAACTTAGGCAGGAATCCGGAATCAAAATGGAGTCATTGCTTCTCCCCTCATCCCCGCAGGAAAATGATGAAAAAGAAGATTAAAGA encodes:
- the rmuC gene encoding DNA recombination protein RmuC translates to MQSILIFILGFFIGGAAVLIFFLLRKKDMNQMAASFISAAESDKEKERELIIDYLKSSFTSLSFEALSKSTEQFLKLANETLSKQLQSGNLTLNEKKELIDQTLKTMKDELTNVQDLMKTIEKDRVQKFSTLAEQIQQQSRVTKELSDSTSQLKNALASSKTRGQWGERMAEDILRLSGLKEGINYLKQKALQSTSTRPDYTFLLPNDLSVNMDVKFPLDNYSAYLNTENDTEKKKYKEIFLRDIRARIKEVTSRDYINPDENTVDYVLVFIPNEQIYSFVMEHDSNLIDESLKQKVILCSPITLYAILAIIRQAVDNFSLEKKASLIISLMNTFHKQWEKFIESLEKMGRRIDDAKKEYESLMSTRRNQLEKPLVQIDELRQESGIKMESLLLPSSPQENDEKED